The Polymorphobacter megasporae genome window below encodes:
- a CDS encoding RNA pyrophosphohydrolase, whose amino-acid sequence MSDRVHPSGLPYRAGVGIMLLNAEGKVFTGQRLDSKLEAWQMPQGGIDPGEEPITTAFRELAEETGITKAEVLGESRDWLYYDLPDDLIGTIWKGRYCGQRQKWFAMRFTGTDADVNIATEHPEFRSWRWSTLPELSSLIVPFKRDLYEAVLAEFAGLIGSRTPA is encoded by the coding sequence ATGAGCGACCGGGTTCACCCATCGGGGCTGCCATACCGCGCCGGGGTCGGGATCATGCTGCTCAACGCCGAGGGCAAGGTGTTCACCGGCCAGCGGCTCGATTCGAAGCTCGAGGCGTGGCAGATGCCGCAAGGCGGGATCGATCCGGGCGAGGAGCCGATTACAACCGCGTTCCGCGAGCTCGCCGAGGAGACCGGGATCACCAAGGCCGAGGTTCTCGGCGAATCACGCGACTGGCTGTATTACGATCTGCCCGACGACCTGATCGGCACGATCTGGAAGGGGCGTTATTGCGGCCAGCGGCAAAAGTGGTTCGCGATGCGCTTCACCGGCACCGATGCCGACGTCAATATCGCGACCGAGCATCCCGAATTCCGCAGCTGGCGCTGGTCGACGCTGCCCGAACTGTCATCGCTGATCGTGCCGTTCAAGCGCGACCTGTACGAGGCGGTCCTTGCTGAATTTGCCGGGCTGATCGGGTCTAGAACGCCAGCGTGA
- a CDS encoding TorF family putative porin — translation MRPGNTTRAICAILVAAGAASRAQAVEFDASAALLTDYRSRGVSLSDRQPVADASVQASLAGWFAGAEGVSTARPRDLRQDRGTDAEIDLSAGYSRQVGLLTPSAGVIAYIYPRHGPTEAEVFGSVAGSLGPATVTLGANYAPDQAGVSGGNLYTYAKAAVGIPLTPVTVKASVGREKGAFDLGRTKIDYSAGVDYRVSIVTIGVKYVGNDVPRNVAPFIRHATAGTVVGSVTLAF, via the coding sequence TTGCGTCCCGGCAACACTACTCGAGCCATATGCGCGATCCTTGTCGCGGCAGGGGCAGCCAGCCGGGCACAGGCGGTCGAGTTCGACGCCTCCGCTGCTCTTCTCACCGACTATCGCTCGCGGGGAGTATCGCTGAGCGACCGGCAGCCGGTGGCCGATGCGAGCGTCCAGGCCAGCTTGGCCGGGTGGTTCGCCGGGGCGGAGGGGGTGTCGACCGCCCGCCCGCGCGACCTGCGGCAGGACCGGGGGACCGACGCCGAGATCGATCTGTCGGCGGGATACAGCCGACAGGTCGGGCTGCTCACCCCATCGGCCGGGGTCATCGCCTACATCTATCCCCGTCACGGCCCGACTGAGGCCGAGGTGTTTGGTTCGGTCGCCGGGTCGCTTGGTCCGGCGACGGTGACGCTCGGGGCGAACTATGCCCCCGATCAGGCGGGGGTGTCGGGGGGCAACTTATATACCTATGCCAAAGCGGCGGTCGGTATCCCGTTGACGCCGGTCACGGTCAAGGCGTCGGTCGGGCGCGAGAAGGGGGCGTTTGATCTTGGACGAACCAAGATCGACTATAGCGCGGGGGTCGACTACCGCGTTAGTATCGTCACCATCGGGGTCAAATACGTCGGCAACGATGTACCAAGAAACGTCGCCCCGTTCATTCGCCACGCCACCGCCGGCACCGTCGTCGGCAGCGTCACGCTGGCGTTCTAG
- a CDS encoding alpha/beta hydrolase: MPFVRPDVANLLAMLSSAPGPKMEDGEPGPAREMMRMLAQVAELPRGDLAHVADVTIPSPQGHAIPARVYSAAADPGPGPVLVYFHGGGWVIGDLETHDSLCAEIARVAGMTVVSVDYRLAPEHRFPAATEDCLAAMRWLAETPKPVGHTVTGLIPAGDSAGGNLAAVVAQQLGGKLPVPIVAQWLIYPGVDMTANSGSMQEFAEGYLLTNGGMRWFTEHYMGSEPDLHHAYASPIHADSLAGLPPAMVFTCGLDPLRDQGRAYAAKLVSAGVPVVFREAAGQIHGCMTLRLAIPSTQDDLHACLAALRAMVDEAHATQAAMAAAAAPQTTVAAE, encoded by the coding sequence GTGCCGTTCGTCAGACCCGACGTTGCCAATTTGCTGGCGATGCTCAGCAGCGCCCCCGGCCCGAAGATGGAAGACGGCGAGCCCGGGCCGGCGCGCGAGATGATGCGGATGCTGGCGCAGGTCGCCGAGCTGCCACGCGGCGACCTCGCCCATGTCGCCGATGTCACCATCCCCTCGCCGCAGGGCCACGCGATCCCGGCGCGCGTGTACAGCGCAGCCGCCGACCCCGGCCCGGGACCCGTCCTCGTTTATTTCCACGGCGGCGGCTGGGTGATCGGCGACCTCGAAACCCACGATTCGCTCTGCGCCGAGATCGCCCGCGTTGCCGGGATGACCGTCGTCAGCGTCGATTACCGCCTTGCACCCGAGCACCGTTTTCCCGCCGCGACCGAGGATTGCCTCGCCGCGATGCGCTGGCTTGCCGAAACGCCGAAGCCGGTCGGCCACACGGTCACCGGGCTGATCCCGGCGGGCGATAGCGCAGGCGGCAACCTCGCCGCGGTGGTCGCGCAGCAGCTGGGCGGCAAATTGCCGGTGCCGATCGTCGCGCAATGGCTGATCTACCCCGGTGTCGACATGACCGCGAACAGCGGCTCGATGCAGGAATTTGCCGAGGGCTATCTGCTGACCAACGGCGGCATGCGCTGGTTCACCGAGCATTATATGGGGTCGGAGCCCGACCTTCATCACGCTTATGCCTCGCCGATTCATGCCGATTCGCTCGCCGGCTTGCCGCCGGCAATGGTCTTCACCTGCGGCCTCGATCCGCTCCGCGACCAGGGCCGGGCGTACGCCGCCAAGCTGGTTTCGGCGGGGGTGCCGGTCGTCTTCCGCGAAGCGGCGGGACAAATCCACGGCTGTATGACATTGCGGCTGGCGATCCCGAGCACGCAGGACGACCTCCACGCCTGCCTCGCGGCCCTGCGGGCGATGGTCGACGAGGCGCACGCTACGCAAGCTGCGATGGCCGCCGCCGCGGCGCCGCAGACGACGGTGGCCGCCGAATGA